Part of the Bacillus sp. N1-1 genome, ATTGCTTATAGCGAGCAGGGGTATCGCGTTATCCTTGCTGATGTAAATGAAGAAGGTTGCAAAGAAACGAAACGTTTAATCAAAGAAGATGCGACAGATATTATCCTTACAGACGTAAGTCAGCCAGAGGCGATCACCCGTCTTTTTCATAAAGTAGAAGAGAAATATGGACGTTTAGACATTTTAATTAACAACGCAGGCTTATCAGAATTTAAGAAAATGGATGAGCTAACCGTGAACGAATGGGACAAGGTTATGAACACAAATTTAAGAAGCGTTTTTCTTGGATCACGTGCAGCGGCAGCTGTAATGAGAAAAAATAACGGGGGATCAATCGTCAACATCGCTTCTACAAGAGCTTCTATGTCAGAACCGAACAGTGAAGCATATGCTGCTACGAAGGGTGGGATCGTAGCGCTCACACACGCGCTTGCCATTTCCCTTGCTGATGACCATATCACCGTCAATTCAATAAGCCCTGGTTGGATTGAAGTGGAGAATTATGATTCTCTGCGTGAGGTGGACCATGAGCAGCACCCGGCAAAAAGAGTGGGGAAACCTTCTGATATTGGACGTGCGTGTCTCTTTCTAACAAATGAAGAGAATAACTTTGTGACTGGTGAGAATCTGGTGGTTGATGGAGGCATGACTCGAAAAATGATTTATGAGCATTAATCGACTTACAGTTAACGGACAATCCCTATTCATGTTACTATAAAAGCAGACCTTCCTTAGAGAAAATTAACAGGGCGAATCATGCTTGAGGGGACGTTTTAAATGGCAAAACATATGGAAATACCTAATTTGTATGAAACAGGAATTGAAGATCTTGTAATTTCAGCAGAAAAAGTGGCGCATGTACAGCTGACGAATCCTTTGGAGCACGCAATGCTTATCTTGATCAAGTCAGGCTATTCATCGATACCCGTGTTAGATACAGAATATCGGTTAAAAGGATTGATCAGTCAGCCGCTTATCCTCGATTCTATCTTAGGGATTGAGCGAATTGAATTTGAAAAGTTAAGTGAATTAGTTGTCCAGGAAGTCATGAATACCGATATACCATGCATTAATGAAAAAGATGGATTTTTTAAAGGTTTAAAGTTAGCGATTGACCACCCGTTTCTCTGTGTTGTCGATGATGAGAACATCTTTAAAGGAATATTGACGAGAAGGGCACTTCTTAAATTCGTTAACCGTTATTTGCATGAATCTTCCGTGCGACAGTCATAATGATTTACCCGGTTCTTTAACCGGGCTTTTTTACATAGGTGGAGTTGAGAAAAATGAAATCGCTAACAAATCAAATATCCTATAGTATTAGAAAAAAAGAAACAAACCGACCACTCGTTCTCGGTGCGATTATTATCGGTATGTTTATGGCGGCGATTGAAGGAACGATTGTTTCCACAGCTATGCCTGGCATTGTAGGGGATCTTGGCGGATTTTCAACATTTAGCTGGGTTTTTTCAGCGTACTTATTAATGTCTGCCATCACCGTGCTAATTTTCGGGAAACTTTCTGATTTATTTGGAAGAAAGCCCGTTTATACGATTGGCGTCGTGATCTTTCTAATCGGGTCACTTTTATGTGGGTTTGCGGAGTCGATGGAAGCGCTTATCCTTTTTAGGCTCATTCAGGGGATTGGGGCAGGGGCCGTTCAACCGATTGCTCTTACGATTGTAGGAGATATGTATACAATGGAGGAAAGAGCGAAAATACAGGGATATCTTGCAAGTGTTTGGGGTATTTCAGCTATAGCAGGACCAGCACTTGGCGGAGTTTTTGTACAATACCTTGATTGGGCGTGGGTTTTTTGGATGAATATCCCGCTTGGTATTTTATCTTTGATTGGCATCGTTCTCTTGCTTCATGAATCAATTGATAAAGAAAGAAAGTCCATTGATTATGCTGGAGCAGCGCTTATACTTGTGTCGATCAGTGCGTTAATGGTCGTGTTAATTGAAGGAGGAGTTCACTGGGCTTGGACATCAGCTCCAACCTTAATTCTCGTCAGTATTTCAATTGTAGCGATGGTTCTGTTTTTTAGAGTAGAACGAAAGGTGAAAGAACCGCTAATGCCACTTGGGATTTGGCGGGACCCTGTTATCGCTATTTCAAATTCCGTTACGTTTACAACAGGGATGATTTTAATTGGAGTTTCGAGTTTTCTTCCGACATTTGTTCAAGGAGTTATGGAAGAGCCCCCTATCATTGCGGGTTTTACCCTTACAACGATGTCGATTGGGTGGCCGATTGCATCAACGATTGCTGGGAAGCTTGTGATCAAAATTGGATTCAGGGTCACTTCAGTGCTTGGAGGTATCGCCCTTATTAGTGGTTCTACCATCTATCTTTTGATGACTCCTGCACTTGGCCCTATTTTTGCAGGAGTTGGTTCGTTTTTCATGGGAGTTGGAATGGGGTTAACCTCTACAACGTTTATCGTAGCCATTCAAAGCGCTGTCTCTTGGAAACAGAGAGGCATTGCAACAGCTTCAAATATGTTTATGAGAACATTAGGAAGTGCAGTGGGTGCAGCATTACTTGGCGGTATTTTAAATAGCCGGCTGCAGAAATACTTAGCAAATCATACTTCAAGTGACGAGGTTAATATCAATACTGCCAATCAGTTACTTGATGAAGCAAAGAGAAAAAGTCTTGACCCAACAGTTCTTGAACTGTTACAAAGTGGATTAACTACCTCATTAAAGTGGGTATACGGGGGAGTAGCTGTCTTCGCACTTATTAGTTTTGTTCTGGTTCTTTTTTTACCCAAAAAAGCGACGAAGTCAACTTCCAAGGAAAAAGAACTTCATCATGAATAAAGTTGAGAAAAAACCCGACTCGGTCAAGAGTCGGGTTTAGCTATACGTGAAATGAACTCAATTCGATTACGGAAAGGATCATAGAAGCTAAAGCGCTGAAAACCTTCGATCGGGATTTCCTCTTGAATCGTAATGTTGCGCTTTTCGAGATACCCTCTTACTTCATTTAGGTTATTAATCTCAAATGCAGGGTGCCTTTTACCCGGGACGATCGTGTCCTCTGTTCCGATATGAAGCTCAATGTTCGCTCCTTTAAGCCAGAAGCCACCATTTTTCTTTAACGCTTCTGGTTTTTCTATTTCTACAAAGCCTAATGTTTCAATATAAAATTGTTTTGCTTTCTCTTCCTTCCCTGTCGGTATGCAAATTTGAACATGGTGAAGGCGTAGATAATCGATAATCATTTCAGCTCACTCCTAAAATTGGGTTTTTATAAGGCTATAGCAAACTTGAAAAATCAAAAGAATCGTCATCGAGCGTAGTAACCAGTTTACTTGACGAAAAGAAAGTTTATTTGCCATTCGAACAGAAAGCTGAGCCCCAGTAATGGAACCAGCTGCAAGAGGAAGGGCGATCGCTATATTGAGATGACCGTTAAGTAAATAGACGATGACGGCTCCGGTACAGCTTAGAAAAGTATTAAATCTTGTTAGTCCAATGGAAGTAAGATAGGCGATTCCGCTTTGACGAAAGAGGTGCATCTGCAGTGTCGCCTGTCCAGGACCAAATGTTCCGTCATACCATCCAATAAGCCCAATGAAAGGCAAAGATTGAACGGGGACCTTATGCGATGAATGAGTTGATTGCTTTTTTTTCATAAAGGATAAAACTAAAGCAAGCACAAGCATTGTTCCAGCGAAAATTTGAAGGGCCTGCTCCGAAAGTAAGGAGGCAAATAGACCACCAAGGACACCACCACATAGCGCAATAGGACCAGTTTTTAGTGCTTCCTTCATTGATAATTCTTTTCGCTTCAATAATACATAAAAGCTAGAGAATGAGCTTAGCATATTGGAAAACTTGTTAGCTGAAATAATGGAATGAATGGGAAGTCCGAGTAACATCATCGAAGGCATGTTAATGAGGCCTCCGCTTCCTGATAATGTGCCGACAAAGGTGGCAATAAGCCCAATGCCAAATAAGAAAAGTGAGTCCATGAATATCATCTCCATATGAAAGATCTCTTTATAGTATAGTCACCTTTCTTCCATAATGAAATTAGATTATAATAATGAATTACGATAAGTTATTCTTATAGTTAAAGCTTATTGGTGAGAAAGGAGAACTTCGATGAGCTCAGAATATCAAGTATTATCGATCCTTGCTGAAGAAGGAAATATGCGAAGAGCCGCTGAAAGATTGTATGTTTCACAACCAGCGTTAAGTCAACGACTTCAATCAATTGAAAAAGCGTGGGGTGTTCCAATTTTTCTTCGATCTCAAAGAGGATTAACGATTACACCAGCGGGAGAGCGTATCATTGCTTTTGCGAATGATACGATTCGTAGAGAAGAAAAAGTGTTTGAGGCGTTGACTGCGTTAAGCTCAGAAGTTCACGGAACGTTAAAATTAGCTGTTGCGTCTATTATTGGACAATATTGGCTTCCGGCAGTGTTAAAGAAGTTTGTTGAACATTATCCAAGCGTAAAAATCTCACTTGTCACCGGATGGAGCAGCGATATTTTACGGTACTTGTATGAAGATGATATTCATATTGGGATCATTCGTGGAAAGCCCGATTGGCGAGGGAGAAGTCAGTACTTGCTTTCAGATGAGCTTTACCTTGTGGATACAGCGATTCAATCGATGGAAGAGTTGAAGGAAACAGAAAAACCGTTTATACAGTTTAAGAGTGATTCGACTTATTTTCAAGAAATACAAGAATGGTGGCAAACTCAGTCATTTGCCCCCCCAAAGAAAACGATCGTCGTAGATCAAATTGAAACGTGTAAGCAAATGGCGTTAAATGGGATCGGCTACGCAATCTTACCTTCGATTAGCATTACAGAGAATGATAAAGAGTATTTTCGCATTCCTCTAAAAGATGGTGAAGGATTGCCATTAAAGAGAGATACGTGGTTATTAACCAATGATACGGCAATGCAATTGAAGCAAGTTCAAAAGTTTGTCGAATTATTAAGTGAGTAGCTTGAAAGATTAGACTTCACGTGATCGATCATGTACGATAAAATGTGTAACATGCTTTGTTTTATAAGCATGATAACAAAGGAGGAATTATCCAATGAAAATGATGGATGCAAACGAAATTATTAGCTTTATTCAAAACAGTGAGAAATCAACTCCTGTGAAAGTACATATTAAAGGAAACCTTGAAGGAATTGACTTTGGTAGCAACACGAAGTCATTCATTACGGGGAATACTGGTGTTCTTTTCGGAGAGTGGAAAGACATTAAAAAGGCGCTTGAGTCTGAAGCTTCAAATATTGAAGATTACGTCGTAGAAAACGATCGTCGTAATTCTGCAATTCCAATGCTTGACCTTAAAGGTATTCAAGCTCGTATTGAGCCTGGTGCTGTTATTCGCGATCAAGTGGAAATTGGAAATAACGCTGTTATCATGATGGGCGCGATGATCAACATCGGTTCCGTTGTAGGTGAAGGAACTATGATCGATATGAACGTGGTTCTTGGTGGACGTGCGACGGTCGGTAAGAACTGTCACATTGGTGCAGGCTCTGTGCTTGCTGGTGTAATTGAGCCACCATCCGCTAGCCCTGTCATTATCGAAGACGATGTTGTTATTGGAGCAAATGCTGTTGTACTTGAAGGTGTAAAAGTAGGAAAAGGATCAGTAGTCGCTGCAGGTGCCATTGTGACAGAAGATGTTCCTGAGTATACACTTGTTGCTGGAACACCAGCACGTGTACTTAAGAAAATTGATGATCAAACTCGTTCGAAGACAGAAATCAAAAAAGAGCTTCGTCAGCTGCAAAACGACTAATTCTGATGGATATTACATCTGTCCGAAGAGATTTACATCGAATTCCTGAACTAGGTTTTAAGGAATTTAAGACGCAGCGTTATTTGCTTCATTTTATTGAAAACTTGCCACAGGACCGTCTCCAGGTGAAAACTTGGAGGACGGGTATCCTTGTGCTAGTTAATGGAGAAAATCCTTCAAAAACAATCGGGTATCGAACCGATATTGACGGACTTCCGATTAAAGAAGAGACAGAGTATGAGTTTCAATCTGAGCATGACGGATACATGCATGCATGTGGACATGATTTTCATATGACAATTGCGCTCTCAATCCTTGAATACTACGCAACTCATCGCTTGAAAGATAATTTGTTATTTGTTTTTCAACCAGCAGAAGAAGGCCCGGGCGGTGCGCTTCCAATGCTTGATAGTGAAGAGTTTAAAGCGTGGAAGCCTGATCAAATGATTGCATTACACATTGCACCTGAGTATCCAGTCGGGACGATCGCAACAAGACCAGGATTGCTTTTTGCGAATACATCTGAGCTGTTTATCGATTTAACTGGTAAAGGTGGGCATGCTGCATACCCGCATCATACGCGTGATATGGTCGTTGCCGCTAGCCATCTTGTCACCCAGTTCCAATCCATTGTAGCGAGGAATGTCGATCCGCTTGACTCAGCTGTTGTCACAGTAGGGAAAATTGACGGTGGTACGAAGCAAAACATCATTGCAGAAAAAGCGCGATTAGAAGGTACAATTCGTACACTTTCGGCTGATTCAATGTCTAAAGTAAAGGACCGCATTGAAGCGATTGTAAGAGGGATTGAGGCATCATTTGAGTGTGAAGCTTCAATTGATTATGGTTCAAACTATTATCAAGTGAACAATACGCCAGAGTTAGTTAAGATGTTTATGGATAAAATGAAGCGTCTTTCTGACGTATCATTAGTGGAATGCCGAGAAGCCATGACTGGTGAAGATTTTGGTTATTTCTTAAAAGAAATTCCTGGATTTATGTTCTGGCTTGGTGTGAATTCTTCATCCGGTCTTCATACATCTACCCTCAAACCCGATGAGTCTGCAATTGAAACTGCGCACCATGCGTTAACATCCTATTTAAATGAAATAGCAAACTAAGTTTGTGAGCCTTCAGGTCTTTATGCCTGAGGGCTTTTGTTGTTTCAAGTGAAAGGCGTATAAAATAACGAACGTTGGTGAACATAAAAGGGTAGCAGTTACATATTAAAAGAGGGAAGGAATGAGTAAAGTGAAACGAATTGCTGTTGAAGACACGCTTTCTGATGTGGCTCAGGCTTTACAAGCAAAAGGATATGAGGTTGTTTCTTTAAAGCAAGAAAGTGATGCAAATGGCTGTGATTGTTGTGTTGTCTCCGGTCAGGATAAAAATGTGATGGGGATGCAGTCGGTTAGTACACAAGGATCAGTGATTAATGCGGATGGCATGACAGCTGATCAAGTATGTCAGCAAGTGGACAGTCGCTACCAATAGAAACACAAAAAAACCCCTAAAGTGAATTAGGGGTTTTTGCTTAGCTGTTTTTTTCTTTTTGTACCCAGTTCCCATTGTCGTTCTTTTCATATTTCTTTTCCACAGCACTCCAAGCGACTTTAAATGCTGTTTTCTCAGAATCATATTGCTCAGAAGCGGAGTTAAATGCTTCTTTAAAAATATCCTGTGCGTGGCTCGGTAAATTATCTTTCACTTGATCTGGCAATTCACTTTTCGAATTGTAAGGCAATTGAATCACGCTCCTTCTGTGTGATATCTTTACCCACCGAAAAACGGAACTAAACTATTGTTCTTTCTTTTCAATGAAAACTTGATGCGGAAATGGAATTTCAATTCCGTTTGCGTCAAGCGCTTCTTTAATTTCTTTACGAAGCTGGCGCTCGACACCCCATTGCTCCATGTTTTGCGTTCGGCACAATATACGAAGTACAACATCGGATGAACCAAGACTTTGAACGCCAAGGACATCAGGTCCTTCTACAACAGCTTCATTGGTCGCAGCAACATTATCACATACTTTCTGAATCACGCGAATGGCTTCGTCAATGTTATCATCATAGGAGATCCCAATATCGACAAGAGCACGCATGTTACCACGTGAATGGTTGCTTAGTGAGCTAATCTCACGGTTTGGTACGTAGTTCAATGTTCCATCAAAGGAACGGATATGGGTGGTACGAAGTCCGACTTCCTCTACAATTCCACCGAAACCGCCTGCAGTGACGTAATCCCCAACATCCATTTGCTTCTCAAGAAGAATGAAGAAACCTGTTACAACGTCACTTACAAGGCCTTGAGCACCAAAGCCGACGGCAAGCCCTATAATACCTGCACCAGCGATTAACGCTTTAATATCAAAACCGAATGTTTCGAAAATAATAGCAACAGCCATAAAGAGGAGAACGTACGTAAAGATGCTTTTTGATAAATTTTTCAGCGTATTCGCTCTTCCAGGACTCATGTTTTGTTTCTCAGATACTTGAGTAAAGGTTCTTTCAATAAATCGGTTTCCGATTGCTTTTACGATGGCGTAAATGATTAAGATCGCAATAAGCTTAAGAATAATTATGCCCGTAGCAACTAAGAAACCTTCCCAGTTAATGTTGTCAAATAAATCCAATAGACTTCCTCCTTTAATTATACCTCAAACATTATAGTTAGCACTCGGTCAAATTATAGCGAAAATTGTCATCATAATTCAAGTAAAGCGTTAATACGCGACGAATGAAATGATTTTCGATATACTAAAACTACCCTGTTTAGTACGCAGTAAACGTGGGTACGATAGTGGGGGAAGGTAATTAACCCACATTAAATTAATTATCATTTAATATTGACTAAAAATAAATCGTGTACTATAATGTCATTTGTGGGCGAAAGCCGCAGGATATTTTCTAGGAGGGATTTACACATGGTAGAACGCATGGTAGGTAAACAAGCACCTCGCTTCGAAATGGAAGCAGTGATGACAAACAAAGAATTTGGCAAAGTAAGCCTTGAAGAAAATATGAAGAACGATAAATGGACAGTCCTTTTCTTCTATCCAATGGACTTTACATTCGTATGCCCAACTGAAATTACAGCACTAAGCGATCGTTTCGAAGAATTCGATGATCTTGATGCAGAAGTAATCGGTGTATCAACTGATACAATTCATACACACCTTGCATGGATTAATACAGACCGTAACGATAATGGTCTTGGTGATCTCAACTATTCACTAGCTGCAGATACAAACCACAAAGTATCAAAAGAATACGGCGTATTCATTGAAGATGAAGGTGTTGCACTTCGCGGACTATTCATCATTAACCCTGAAGGTGAGCTTCAGTACTCTGTAGTGAACCATAACAATATCGGCCGTGACGTAGACGAAACACTTCGCGTCCTTCAAGCACTACAAACTGGTGGACTTTGCCCAGCTAACTGGAAGCCAGGTCAAGAAACACTTAAATAAAATTAACCAACCCCAGAGAGCACGGCTCTCTGGGGTTTATTTTAGTTTAATTAACCTCATCATCTTGAAAAAACTCCGTACAGTTACCGCTCATTTAAAAAATTCCGAATTTTAAGCCGAATAGGTGGTTATTTATTTCGAATTCCGATATATTATGTATATTGTCACTCTATTTATCATTACATACTGTCAAAAGGTGGTGTTGGAATGGAAACGTTTAAAAGATTGAAAGACTTTTATTGGCCATATAAAAATCTTTTTCTATGGTCCGTGTTTTCCCTTCTATTTGTAACAGGTATTACCGTCCTATATCCTATGCTTCTTCAATTCACAATTGATGACGTAATTCTTAAGCAAGAATACAAATGGGTTCCGTATCTTGCATTTGGTTTTATAGGAATTATGATCGTGAAAGGGACCGCTACATTTTTTCAACAATACTTAGGAGATCTGTTTGGCGTTACCGCTGTTTACAGGCTAAGAGAGGAGCTTTATAAAAAACTGCAGTACTTGCCTTTTCGTTATTATGATAATGCAAAAACGGGAGACTTAATGTCGCGTTTAACCGCTGACGTAGAAGGATTTCGCTTTTTCTTATCGTTTGGATTTGCTCAGGTGATCAATTTTGTTCTTATCATAAGCTTTAGTTTAATCGTAATGTTTAGCTATTCAGTTCCGCTAGCTTTCGTTACGTTAGGGATGCTGCCATTTCTTGCGATTGTCGTTTATCAATTTGATAAGCGGGTCCATCCTGCATTCCGTGGGATTCGGAAGTCGATGGCACGCTTGAATACAAAAGTACAAGAAAATATTAGCGGCATTAACACCGTAAAATCGCTCTCAAGAGAAGATTTCGAAATTGATAAATTTGTAAATAGTAATACGGATTATCGTGATAACTACTTAACAACGTCTTATATTTGGGCCAAATTCTTTCCGTTAATGGAGTTTATCGGTAACTTATGTGTCGTTTTTCTTCTATCTTATGGTGGTTACCTTGTCTTTCAAAACCAACTACAGCCAGGTGAACTAGTCGCTTTCTTTAGTTTAGTCTGGTATATCATCTGGCCAATAATGAATCTTGGATTTGTCATCAATACCTTCTCTCAATCAAAAGCGTCAGGCGAAAGGTTGCTTGAAATTCTTGATGAGCCTGAAGACATTTTTGATCTCGAAGGCGCTGTTAACGTTGACCGTTTTGAAGGAAATGTAGCATTTAACAATGTAACCCATCAGTATGCTGTTGATGACGATGAAGCGTTAAAAAACATTTCATTTCATGCTCCGAAAGGGACGACGATTGGTTTATTGGGAGCAACAGGAGCTGGTAAAACGACGCTCACTCAGCTCATTGCACGTTTTTATGAACCAAATAGCGGTGAGATCATGATTGATGGTCGAAATATTAATGAGTATAGCTTGAAATCTCTCCGAAAAAATATCGGTGTCGTTCTTCAAGAAACATTTCTTTTTTCGTCAACAATCAAAGACAATATTGCTTATGGTGATCCCGATATCTCGTTTGAAGCCATTCAGGATGCTGCAAAAAGAGCACAGGCCCATGACTTTATCATGGAAATGCCAAATGGGTACGATACCGTTTTAGGAGAGCGTGGTATGGGACTTTCCGGTGGCCAAAAACAGCGGATCGCGATTGCTCGTGCAATTTTAACGGATCCAAGTATTTTAATTCTTGATGATGCCACGAGTGCAGTTGATATGCAGACGGAAGTAAAGATTCAGAAAGCATTTGAAGAAGTGATGAAAGGGAGAACAACCTTTATCATTGCGCACAGAATTTCTTCTCTTAAACACGCAGATGAAATCCTAGTATTAAATGAAGGAGAAATTGTTGAGCGAGGGAAGCATCAAGAACTGATTGAACAGAATGGATATTACCGGAGTATTTACGATATTCAATACCAAGATCGTAAGGAGATTATGGCCAAACAGACTGGTTGAAATGGGGTGAAGGCTTGAAGCAAAACCGAAGAGAACGGTTCCATTATTCGCAGGATACAGCGATTGAAAAGCAGTTTAACTGGAAACAGATGTCACGCCTCCTTGGGTATATGGACCCTTACAAGAAAAGTTTATTACCAAAAGCGATTATTTCAATGCTGCTATCAACAGCAGTTCGACTAATCGTCCCGATCTTCATCGGGGTCCTGCTGTTTGATCACGCGATAAAGAATCAAGATCAAACGTTACTTGTCCAATTGATTTTTGGCATAGCAGGCTTGTATTTGCTATCATGGATCGCCAATACGTACCGAATTAAATGGACCAATCAGCTTGGTCAATACATTATTTATGACATTAGACAGGGTTTGTTTAAGCATATTCAGAGACTTTCCCACGGCTTTTTCGATAAACGATCGGCAGGTTCTATTCTCGTTCGAATTATCAATGATGTGAACTCCATGCAGGAGCTTTTCACAAGTGGCGTTATTAACTTACTAATGGATATTGTTTTATTACTAGGGATCATTGTGATTATGTTTGTTTTAAGTCCTCAATTAACGCTCGCTATTATGATCATTTTGCCGCTTATGTTTTTGATCTCAACGAGCTTAAGAAAACGAATCCGTCGTTCCTGGCAAGATGTTCGGATCAAGCAGGCGAAAATAAATTCTCACTTAAATGAAAGTATCCAAGGAATTCGCGTTACTCAATCCTATACCCAGGAAAAAGGAAACATGGAATTTTTCCAGGGTGTAAATCAAGAGAATTACGCAAGCTGGAAAGATGCCACGCAAAAGAGTGCTATTTTTAGACCGTTTGTTGAAATGTCAAATGCAATTGGAACTGCCATTTTAATTTGGTTTGGCGTATATCTTATTCAAAATGGCATGGATTATGGTGTATTCGTAACGTTTGCTTTCTATCTAGGGATGTTCTGGGAACCAATTTCCCGTTTAGGGCAAGTTTACAATCAACTCCTCGTAGCCATGGCTTCTTCAGAAAGGATTTTTGAGTTTCTAGATGAACAACCAAATGTCCCTGAAAAGAAAAATGCAATTGAGCTCGACGAGATTAAAGGAGAAATCACATTTGAAAATGTTGAATTTTCCTATGATGAAAGTCGTAAAGCGCTCCATGAGTTAAGTTTGAAAATGCAAGCGGGTGATACGGTTGCACTTGTTGGCCTTACCGGTTCAGGAAAATCAACTATTGCAAACTTAATTAGTCGTTTCTATGATCCGACAAGTGGAACTGTTCGAATTGATGGAATGGATTTAAAAGACGTGAAACTCGATAGTTTGCGAGAGAAGGTTAGTGTCGTTCTTCAAGATACGTTCATTTTTTCCGGAACCATTATGGAAAATATCCGTTTTGGACGTCCAAGTGCAAGTGATGAAGAAGTGATTGAAGCGGCTAAAGCGGTAGGGGCTGATCACTTCATTCAGCGCTTAAGTAATGGTTATGAAACAGAAGTAGAGGAGAGAGGGAACGTTCTCTCGGTTGGTGAGAGGCAACTATTGTCCTTTGCGAGAGCGCTACTCGCTGATCCCCGTATTCTTATTTTAGATGAAGCTACTGCAAGCATTGATACAGAAACCGAGCTTAAAATTCAAGAAGCTTTGAATGTGGTCCTAGAAGGTCGAACGGCCATTATGATTGCACATAGACTTTCTACGATTCGTGAAGCGGATAATATCATCGTTCTTGACCACGGTCGAATTCTAGAACAAGGAAATCATAGTGAGTTGATGCGTAAAGGCGGAACCTACTATGAGCTTGTAAAGTCACAATTTAATATGATGGATGCTGTTTAAAAAAGAAGCCTTCTTGGCTTCTTTTTTTTGGATAGAGAATAACGAAAGGAAATTTTAATAAATGTGAACAGATTATTAACGAACAGAAAATTAATCTTACTAAAAAAGATTGTGATACTTGTCACAATCTCAGCGATGATTCATAATAAAGGTGTAAACAAGAGGTTCTCTGTTTCTATGTGCAATGATAAGGGAAGATGAGTAACAGATGATGAGAAATTGGTACAAAGGGGATGAACAATTTGGAACTAGATTCAGCGATGCTAAGTCGTCTTTTA contains:
- a CDS encoding YkuS family protein; its protein translation is MKRIAVEDTLSDVAQALQAKGYEVVSLKQESDANGCDCCVVSGQDKNVMGMQSVSTQGSVINADGMTADQVCQQVDSRYQ
- a CDS encoding ChaB family protein, which encodes MPYNSKSELPDQVKDNLPSHAQDIFKEAFNSASEQYDSEKTAFKVAWSAVEKKYEKNDNGNWVQKEKNS
- a CDS encoding mechanosensitive ion channel family protein, whose translation is MDLFDNINWEGFLVATGIIILKLIAILIIYAIVKAIGNRFIERTFTQVSEKQNMSPGRANTLKNLSKSIFTYVLLFMAVAIIFETFGFDIKALIAGAGIIGLAVGFGAQGLVSDVVTGFFILLEKQMDVGDYVTAGGFGGIVEEVGLRTTHIRSFDGTLNYVPNREISSLSNHSRGNMRALVDIGISYDDNIDEAIRVIQKVCDNVAATNEAVVEGPDVLGVQSLGSSDVVLRILCRTQNMEQWGVERQLRKEIKEALDANGIEIPFPHQVFIEKKEQ
- a CDS encoding peroxiredoxin encodes the protein MVERMVGKQAPRFEMEAVMTNKEFGKVSLEENMKNDKWTVLFFYPMDFTFVCPTEITALSDRFEEFDDLDAEVIGVSTDTIHTHLAWINTDRNDNGLGDLNYSLAADTNHKVSKEYGVFIEDEGVALRGLFIINPEGELQYSVVNHNNIGRDVDETLRVLQALQTGGLCPANWKPGQETLK
- a CDS encoding ABC transporter ATP-binding protein, with protein sequence METFKRLKDFYWPYKNLFLWSVFSLLFVTGITVLYPMLLQFTIDDVILKQEYKWVPYLAFGFIGIMIVKGTATFFQQYLGDLFGVTAVYRLREELYKKLQYLPFRYYDNAKTGDLMSRLTADVEGFRFFLSFGFAQVINFVLIISFSLIVMFSYSVPLAFVTLGMLPFLAIVVYQFDKRVHPAFRGIRKSMARLNTKVQENISGINTVKSLSREDFEIDKFVNSNTDYRDNYLTTSYIWAKFFPLMEFIGNLCVVFLLSYGGYLVFQNQLQPGELVAFFSLVWYIIWPIMNLGFVINTFSQSKASGERLLEILDEPEDIFDLEGAVNVDRFEGNVAFNNVTHQYAVDDDEALKNISFHAPKGTTIGLLGATGAGKTTLTQLIARFYEPNSGEIMIDGRNINEYSLKSLRKNIGVVLQETFLFSSTIKDNIAYGDPDISFEAIQDAAKRAQAHDFIMEMPNGYDTVLGERGMGLSGGQKQRIAIARAILTDPSILILDDATSAVDMQTEVKIQKAFEEVMKGRTTFIIAHRISSLKHADEILVLNEGEIVERGKHQELIEQNGYYRSIYDIQYQDRKEIMAKQTG
- a CDS encoding ABC transporter ATP-binding protein; this translates as MKQNRRERFHYSQDTAIEKQFNWKQMSRLLGYMDPYKKSLLPKAIISMLLSTAVRLIVPIFIGVLLFDHAIKNQDQTLLVQLIFGIAGLYLLSWIANTYRIKWTNQLGQYIIYDIRQGLFKHIQRLSHGFFDKRSAGSILVRIINDVNSMQELFTSGVINLLMDIVLLLGIIVIMFVLSPQLTLAIMIILPLMFLISTSLRKRIRRSWQDVRIKQAKINSHLNESIQGIRVTQSYTQEKGNMEFFQGVNQENYASWKDATQKSAIFRPFVEMSNAIGTAILIWFGVYLIQNGMDYGVFVTFAFYLGMFWEPISRLGQVYNQLLVAMASSERIFEFLDEQPNVPEKKNAIELDEIKGEITFENVEFSYDESRKALHELSLKMQAGDTVALVGLTGSGKSTIANLISRFYDPTSGTVRIDGMDLKDVKLDSLREKVSVVLQDTFIFSGTIMENIRFGRPSASDEEVIEAAKAVGADHFIQRLSNGYETEVEERGNVLSVGERQLLSFARALLADPRILILDEATASIDTETELKIQEALNVVLEGRTAIMIAHRLSTIREADNIIVLDHGRILEQGNHSELMRKGGTYYELVKSQFNMMDAV